Part of the Nostoc sp. ATCC 53789 genome, GCCCTATTGGATGAGATACAGGGCAACATCCTCAAGTCACACGGACGCAACCATGCTGTTTATTTGTTCTTAAAATTCGAAAACGACATTGAAGCCGCCAAGCAATGGATTGGCAGTTTTACTCACAGGTATGTCACCTCAGCCCTGGAGCAAGCCGAGCAAGGAAAGCTGTATCGCCAGAAGAAAGATGTACCAGGTAAACTATTTGCCAACTTCTTCTTGACAAGGGCTGGTTATATGCATTTAGGGTATGGCTACCAGAATCTGCCCAATGAAGACGCATTTCGGCAAGGGATGAAAGATCCTAATATGCAGAATGAACTCGGCGATGATTCTAATCAATGGGAGGATGGGTTTAAAAATAATGAAATTCATGCTCTCGTTTTACTCGCAGCTGATAAGATAGTCGGCCCCAGAACTGAAGAAGCAAAGCTTGAGGAGCGGAGGGATCAGAGTAAGCTGTGTCAGCAACCTGCTCTCTTGAAATACAAAGTAGAGGCAATAAAAGGAGAGTTGAATGCGATCGCCTCTATTGTCCACGAGCAAATAGGTTATGTCCTCAGAGATGAAAATTCTGGAGAAGAGATCGAACACTTCGGATTCCGAGATGGAGTCAGTCAACCGTTGTTTCTGAAGCGCGATGTTGACAAAGAAAAAGAACATAGCGACTTTACCAAATGGGACCCCCGCGCACCCCTAAGCTTGGTTTTATTCAAAGATCCCTTGGGTAAAAAACAGGAAAGTTACGGTAGCTTCTTGGTGTTCCGTAAACTGGAGCAGAACGTTAAAGCCTGGAATCAAGATGTTGTCAAAAACCTGGCCGAGAAGCTGAAAGGTTCAGGAGAACTAAATGCACCTTTAGCTGGAGCATACACTATGGGACGCTTCCAGAATGGAACACCAGTAGCGATCGCTCAGACACCAAGCGAGGATAAAAAGCCTGAAACTAACAACTTTAATTATCAAGATGATCCGCAAGGTTTCAAGTGTCCTTTCCATGCCCACACTCGCAAGGTCAATCCCCGTGGGGATACATTAGCCCTTGTATCAATCCCTCTAGAAGAGGAGAAGATGCATCGGATTGCCCGTCGTGCAATTAACTATGGCACTCTCCCCAGCAAAGAGCCAGAAAACGATGCTGGACTGCTGTTTATGAGCTTTCAAGCCAGTTTAATGAACCAGTTCAACTTCATGCAGAAGGCATGGGCTAAAGAAAGGAACTTTATCAAGCGAGATGTGGGAACAGATGTAGTTATTGGTGTAGAAAAGAAAGGAGACGATAACACAGCTGTCACGGAGACATACAGTTGGCCAACTAAGTGGGGCGGTGAAGAGCAGACTGAAGCTGACTTTAGCCATTGGGTAACTATGAAAGGCGGAGAATTTTTCTTTACCCCTTGTATGAGTTTCCTCAAGTCGCTTGCTCCCGAACCCAGTCGCCATATAGAATTTCGCGGAGTTCCTAAAAAAGAGATCGAAGCGGCTCAAGGCATAATCAATGAACTTCAAAATTACAAGCAGAAGAACTGGGCAATTGGTCTAAACGGAGATACCGTTGAGCCGGACGGATTTCTCACCTTCTTCAACCAGCGAAAGCTCTCATTTAAGTTTTATTTGCAAAATCGAGTTGGATTGGGTGAATACTCGGCTTACGATGATAATATCAAAACCCTAAATCGCTACATCGCAGATGTAATCGATCAAGAGAGCGATGCTTGCGAATATAAGATCGCTGAACTAGAGGAATACAAAGACCGGAAGTGGGCAATTGGTCTCAATGGAGATACCAGTGAGCCAGACGGATTTGTTAATTTCTTTGGCGAACGAGAGCTACCATTCAAGTTCTTTGTGCAAAATCAACGTGTTTCATTGGGTGATTACTCTGCCTACGATAATAATATCAATACGCTGAATAACTACATTAGTTCCCTCAAATAGTTAGTAGGTTTTAACGGAGTTTACTTTATCAAATAGAATTCAGGAGTCAGGAGTCAGAATTCAGAATGAATTCTGTATGAGTGGCGGATAGCGCAGCGTAAAGCCTTCGGCATGGCTTCGCTTAAAGCGAGTCTGCGAGCGTCTGAATAATCGGGTTTAATACCCCCACCAAATCGTAGATTTGGTGGTCAACAAGAAAGTCGTGGGACTGAATCCCCGACTGATAGCGGAGCGGTAGCGAGTATTCGAGCGTCGCGTCTTGATTCTGACTCCTGTTAGCGGTAGCGGGGCGTTTAGCCCATTCTGACTTCTGAATTCTTCTTCAATCAAATGACCGTTGTGAAGTGCGATCGCTTTCCTGATCGCACTTCACCCTATATCACTCAATTTTTTATTTTGTCATAGGCGCGATCGCTCATAAGATTTTTGTCTTACGAAGCAAGACGACGTAACACCATGAGAGAGCGGTCTGTAACTGGCACAGTTTGCTCACCCATAACCAACTTTCCTGGGCTAAGGAAGCGAGATTCATTGGTGTCAATAACTATTTCCCATTCCCTGTCTTTGAAAACATTGGGTAAAGCAAACTCAATCGTTTCGTAGTGAGCATTAAAGAATAGCAGAAAGCTCTCATCAATAATCCGTTCACCACGGCGGCCAGGAGTAACAATGCCCTCGCCATTCAAGAAAATTTCCATAGCTTTGGCATAACTAACTAGCCACTGCTTTTCAGTCATTTCGCTGCCATCGTCATTAAACCAACCAATATCACTGATCCCAAAACCGTGAATAGGACGGCCTTGAAACCACTTACGCCGCCGAAATACTGGATGCTGATGACGAAAATAAATCAGTTCGCGGGCAAAATCTAGTAGTTCGGAATTAGACTTTTGTAAACTCCAATCGCGCCAGGCAATTTCATTATCTTGGCAGTATACATTGTTGTTACCCTTCTGAGTGCAACCAATTTCATCTCCTCCTAATAGCATGGGTATGCCTTGAGACAGCATTAGAGTTGCTAAAAAGTTGCGTCGCTGACGTTGCCGTAAGCGGATTACATCTGGGTCATTGGTTTCTCCTTCTACACCGCAATTCCAAGAGCGGTTATGGCTTTCCCCATCCCGGCTATCTTCGCCGTTGTCCTGATTATGCTTTTCGTTGTAGCTGACCAAATCATTGAGTGTGAAGCCATCATGAGCAGTGATGAAATTAATACTGGCACTGGGATTACGCCCGTTTGCTTGGTAAAGATCAGGGCTGCCGGTAAAACAGTAAGCAAATTGTCCGAGGCTATCATCCTCACCACGCCAAAAATCCCGCACAGTATCACGATATCTGCCATTCCATTCAGACCAACGTAAAGGAAAATTGCCAACTTGATAACCGCCTTCTCCTAAATCCCAAGGTTCAGCAATCAGCTTTACATCTGCCAGAACTGGATCTTGATGAATAATATCAAAAAAAGCTGCGAGATTATCTACTTCATATAGTTCTCGCGCTAATGCTGAGGCTAAATCAAACCTAAAGCCATCAATATGCATTTCTGTTACCCAATAGCGCAGACTATCCATGATTAACTTCAGAACTTGGGCATGACGCACATTGAGGGAGTTGCCGCAGCCTGTGAAGTCCATGTTGTAACGGGAATTATCTTTGACCAAGCGGTAGTACACAGCATTATCGATGCCTCGTAGCGATAATGTTGGCCCTAAATGATTGCCTTCGCCAGTGTGGTTATAAACTACATCTAAAATTACTTCAATGCCAGCAGAGTGTAAGTCCTTGACCATCTGCTTAAACTCGGTCACTTGTTGTCCGACTGAGCCACTAGCACTGTAACCAGAGTAGGGGGTGAAATAATTAATAGAATCGTAGCCCCAATAGTTTTTGAGTCCTTTATTTACCAGAAATCCTGGAGAAGATAAAAAGTGATGTACAGGCATCAATTCCACAGATGTGATTCCTAGTTGTTGGAGATATTGAATTGCAACTGGATGTGCCAGCCCTGCATAAGTACCATGTAATTCTTCTGGAATTTCTGGGTGTAATTTAGTAAAACCTCTAACGTGAGTTTCATAAATAATAGTTTCGTGCCACGGTATAGAAAGTAGTTTGTCATCTCCCCAATCAAAAGACTGATCGACAACAATACACTTCGGCATAGTTTCGGCATTATCTAAATCGGAAAAAGCTAGGTCTTGTTCTGGCGCATCTAAAGAGTAGCCAAAAATAGCTGCGGTATCGCTAATTTCCCCATCAATTGCCTTGGCATAAGGATCAATTAATAGTTTATTAGGGTTAAAGCGATGACCAAGTTCTGGGGCCCAAGGGCCATGTACTCTAAATCCATAGCGTTGCCCAGGCCCTACTCCTGGTAGATAAGCGTGCCAAACAAAATTATTTTTTTCTGTTAAAGGCAAGCGATTTTCATGATTATCAGCATCAAATAAACAAAGTTCTACACCTGTTGCATTTTCCGAAAACAAAGCAAAATTCGTACCTTTTCCATCCCAACTAGCACCCAAGGGATATACATTCCCAGGCCATACAGCTACATACATAAGCAAATTACCAAGAACTAAATTTACTGTTAACAAAAAACTTGAATATGTGTTTGATAGTAATTAATACAAGTTAGTTTTCAGGCTAAACTTAATAAGTTTAAATTAACGAAAGATTACTATTTTATTGCAATTATTATCTTTAAAAAGTCTTAAAATTTGATGATAGCAAGGATCGCTTTACATTTAAAAATATAATTTTCATCGTTAATTAATAATATTGGCAACATCCTTGTTACTTTTGAATTCATAAATATGCTAATAAGTTTCTCTGCAAATCTTTTCAGCTTCATAAATTTATGAAAAATAGCAAATACCGGCATCTACCAAAATGAATAAATTTATTTATATCAGCATGTATATTTACTTAAAATATCTTTTATGAGACCATCATATAGATTTTTGCATTTACTTAATTGTTGTAATATTTGTATCTGATAGCAAGCATCATCTTGAGTGATAGAATTGCCAAATAAATATGGTTTTCCTTTAGCCAATGCGTTGTTGTGGAAGAAATAAATTTACTATTTAGTAAGTGTATTGATATATTTTGGGCAACAAAAGATGCAGATAAAAGTGAAACTACGGAATAAGAGCGAGAATACGTTGAATTTTAAAGAGAAATATCACCTTACCATTTATGCCATCCGGTATATGTGCGCGAACCGCAGTAGCGATTAACTTAAATATTAGGAAAATGCGCGAATTGGCTGGGTTTAAGCTAAAGGGAATCAATAAAAGCCCTTTGGCTTACTTTTTTAGCAATGGTATTTATGTACAGTCTCACTGCCTGCGTTTTTCAGCCTTGGGAGTTTTTAACAAGCTCACTAAGTTGTTATGCTGCCGTGTTCAGGCAAAATCTCTAGTAGAAATCAACCTGTATTAGGAAGTGGGCGATGCACATTGGATTTCTCAACCCTCAAGGCAATTTTGATTCAAACAATAGTCACATAAGCAAACACCCAGATTTTGGGGGTCAACTGATCTACGTTAAGCAAGTCGCTATAGCGATAGCCGAAAAGGGACACAAAGTAGATATTCTCACCCGTCAAATTATTGATCCGGAATGGCCAGAATTTGCCGAAGCGTTTGACACTTATCCAGGAATCGATAACGTCCGCATTATCCGCTTACCAGCTGGGCCAAAAGAATTTCTTCCCAAAGAGTTGTTATGGACTCATCTGATTAGTGATTGGGTACCCAATATCTTGAAATTTTATCAACAGCAAGGTGGCTTACCCGATGCTATGACTGCTCACTACGCCGATGGAGGGCTGTGTGGCGTTTTAATTGAAGAGGATACAGGCATACCTTTTACCTTTACTGCTCATTCTCTCGGTGCCCAAAAGATGGACAAGCTGGAAGTCACTTCAGAGAACTTGTTAGAAATAGATGAGCAATTCCATTTTAAATATCGCATCCTAGCCGAACGCTTGAGCATGAATCGCTCGGTCGTTAATATCACCAGTACACGACAA contains:
- a CDS encoding Dyp-type peroxidase domain-containing protein — its product is MTSEIKEIDINQIVEIATPFDDFEHEALLDEIQGNILKSHGRNHAVYLFLKFENDIEAAKQWIGSFTHRYVTSALEQAEQGKLYRQKKDVPGKLFANFFLTRAGYMHLGYGYQNLPNEDAFRQGMKDPNMQNELGDDSNQWEDGFKNNEIHALVLLAADKIVGPRTEEAKLEERRDQSKLCQQPALLKYKVEAIKGELNAIASIVHEQIGYVLRDENSGEEIEHFGFRDGVSQPLFLKRDVDKEKEHSDFTKWDPRAPLSLVLFKDPLGKKQESYGSFLVFRKLEQNVKAWNQDVVKNLAEKLKGSGELNAPLAGAYTMGRFQNGTPVAIAQTPSEDKKPETNNFNYQDDPQGFKCPFHAHTRKVNPRGDTLALVSIPLEEEKMHRIARRAINYGTLPSKEPENDAGLLFMSFQASLMNQFNFMQKAWAKERNFIKRDVGTDVVIGVEKKGDDNTAVTETYSWPTKWGGEEQTEADFSHWVTMKGGEFFFTPCMSFLKSLAPEPSRHIEFRGVPKKEIEAAQGIINELQNYKQKNWAIGLNGDTVEPDGFLTFFNQRKLSFKFYLQNRVGLGEYSAYDDNIKTLNRYIADVIDQESDACEYKIAELEEYKDRKWAIGLNGDTSEPDGFVNFFGERELPFKFFVQNQRVSLGDYSAYDNNINTLNNYISSLK
- the glgX gene encoding glycogen debranching protein GlgX → MYVAVWPGNVYPLGASWDGKGTNFALFSENATGVELCLFDADNHENRLPLTEKNNFVWHAYLPGVGPGQRYGFRVHGPWAPELGHRFNPNKLLIDPYAKAIDGEISDTAAIFGYSLDAPEQDLAFSDLDNAETMPKCIVVDQSFDWGDDKLLSIPWHETIIYETHVRGFTKLHPEIPEELHGTYAGLAHPVAIQYLQQLGITSVELMPVHHFLSSPGFLVNKGLKNYWGYDSINYFTPYSGYSASGSVGQQVTEFKQMVKDLHSAGIEVILDVVYNHTGEGNHLGPTLSLRGIDNAVYYRLVKDNSRYNMDFTGCGNSLNVRHAQVLKLIMDSLRYWVTEMHIDGFRFDLASALARELYEVDNLAAFFDIIHQDPVLADVKLIAEPWDLGEGGYQVGNFPLRWSEWNGRYRDTVRDFWRGEDDSLGQFAYCFTGSPDLYQANGRNPSASINFITAHDGFTLNDLVSYNEKHNQDNGEDSRDGESHNRSWNCGVEGETNDPDVIRLRQRQRRNFLATLMLSQGIPMLLGGDEIGCTQKGNNNVYCQDNEIAWRDWSLQKSNSELLDFARELIYFRHQHPVFRRRKWFQGRPIHGFGISDIGWFNDDGSEMTEKQWLVSYAKAMEIFLNGEGIVTPGRRGERIIDESFLLFFNAHYETIEFALPNVFKDREWEIVIDTNESRFLSPGKLVMGEQTVPVTDRSLMVLRRLAS